From the Arvicola amphibius chromosome 2, mArvAmp1.2, whole genome shotgun sequence genome, one window contains:
- the Mrpl51 gene encoding 39S ribosomal protein L51, mitochondrial, which translates to MAGSLPWVASRSLWGWMPLACRTFSLGVPLLTRVRLTLPPPRVVDRWNEKRALFGVYDNIGILGNFEKHPKELIKGPVWLRGWRGNELQRCIRKKKMVGSRMFAEDLHNLNKRIRYLYKHFNRHGKYR; encoded by the exons ATGGCAGGGAGTCTCCCTTGGGTGGCAAGTAGGAGCCTGTGGGGCTGGATGCCCTTGGCGTGCAGAACCTTCTCTCTGG GTGTACCGCTGTTGACCCGTGTGAGGCTTACGCTGCCGCCCCCGAGAGTGGTTGATCGCTGGAACGAGAAGAGGGCTCTGTTTGGTGTCTACGACAACATCGGGATCCTGG GGAACTTCGAAAAGCACCCGAAGGAACTGATCAAGGGCCCGGTATGGCTTCGAGGCTGGAGAGGAAATGAATTGCAGCGCTGTATCCGAAAGAAGAAAATGGTTGGAAGCAGAATGTTTGCCGAGGACCTGCACAACCTCAACAAACGGATCCGCTATCTCTACAAACACTTTAACCGGCATGGGAAGTACCGCTAG